A single region of the Felis catus isolate Fca126 chromosome F2, F.catus_Fca126_mat1.0, whole genome shotgun sequence genome encodes:
- the PUF60 gene encoding poly(U)-binding-splicing factor PUF60 isoform X4: MATATIALVNGQQGGGSEPAAAAAAAAAAVVAAGDKWKPPQGTDSIKMENGQNTTAKLGLPPLTPEQQEALQKAKKYAMEQSIKSVLVKQTIAHQQQQLTNLQMAAQRQRALAIMCRVYVGSIYYELGEDTIRQAFAPFGPIKSIDMSWDSVTMKHKGFAFVEYEVPEAAQLALEQMNSVMLGGRNIKVGRPSNIGQAQPIIDQLAEEARAFNRIYVASVHQDLSDDDIKSVFEAFGKIKSCTLARDPTTGKHKGYGFIEYEKAQSSQDAVSSMNLFDLGGQYLRVGKAVTPPMPLLTPATPGGLPPAAAVAAAAATAKITAQEAVAGAAVLGTLATPGLVSPALTLAQPLGALPQAVMAAQAPGVITGVTPARPPIPVTIPSVGVVNPILASPPTLGLLEPKKEKEEEELFPESERPEMLSEQEHMSISGSSARHMVMQKLLRKQESTVMVLRNMVDPKDIDDDLEGEVTEECGKFGAVNRVIIYQEKQGEEEDAEIIVKIFVEFSIASETHKAIQALNGRWFAGRKVVAEVYDQERFDNSDLSA, from the exons ATGGCGACGGCGACCATAGCTCTC GTCAATGGCCAGCAAGGAGGGGGGTCCgagccggcggcggcggcggcagcggcggcggcggcagtggTGGCAGCGGGAGACAAATGGAAACCTCCACAG GGGACGGACTCCATCAAGATGGAGAACGGGCAGAACACAACCGCGAAGCTGGGACTGCCTCCTCTGACGCCCGAGCAGCAAGAGGCCCTCCAGAAG GCCAAGAAGTACGCCATGGAGCAGAGCATCAAGAGCGTGCTGGTGAAGCAGACCATCGCGCACCAGCAACAGCAGCTCACCAACCTGCAG ATGGCAGCTCAGCGGCAGCGGGCGCTGGCCATCATGTGTCGGGTCTACGTGGGTTCCATCTACTATGAGCTCGGGGAGGACACCATTCGCCAGGCTTTTGCTCCCTTCGGACCCATCAAGAGCATTGACATGTCCTGGGACTCCGTCACCATGAAGCACAAG GGCTTTGCCTTTGTGGAGTACGAGGTCCCAGAAGCTGCGCAGCTCGCCTTGGAGCAGATGAACTCAGTGATGCTAGGAGGCAGGAACATCAAG GTGGGCAGACCCAGCAATATAGGGCAGGCCCAGCCTATCATAGACCAGCTGGCTGAGGAGGCGCGAGCTTTCAATCGCATCTACGTGGCTTCTGTGCACCAGGATCTTTCCGACGATGACATCAAGAGCGTATTTGAGGCCTTTGGCAAGATCAAATCTTGCACACTGGCCCGGGACCCCACAACTGGCAAGCACAAGGGTTATGGGTTCATTG AGTATGAGAAGGCCCAGTCATCCCAGGATGCCGTGTCTTCCATGAACCTGTTTGATCTGGGTGGCCAGTACTTGCGGGTGGGCAAGGCTGTCACACCCCCCATGCCCCTGCTTACACCTGCCACACCCGGAGGCCTCCCACCTGCTGCTGCCGTGGCCGCAGCTGCAGCCACAGCCAAGATCACAGCTCAG GAAGCAGTGGCTGGAGCAGCGGTGCTGGGTACCCTGGCTACTCCTGGACTGGTGTCCCCTGCACTGACTCTGGCCCAACCTCTGGGGGCTTTGCCCCAGGCTGTCATGGCTGCCCAGGCGCCAGGAGTCATCACAG GTGTGACCCCAGCCCGGCCTCCCATTCCGGTCACCATCCCCTCTGTGGGAGTGGTGAACCCCATCCTGGCCAGCCCCCCAACGCTGGGTCTCCTGGAGcccaagaaggagaaggaggaggaggagctctTTCCTGAGTCGGAGCGGCCAGAGATGCTCAGCGAGCAGGAGCACATGAGCATCTCCGGTAGTAGCGCCCGCCACATGGTGATGCAGAAGCTGCTCCGAAAACAGGAG TCCACGGTGATGGTTCTGCGTAACATGGTGGACCCCAAGGACATCGACGATGACCTGGAGGGGGAGGTGACCGAGGAGTGTGGCAAGTTTGGTGCTGTGAACCGTGTCATCATATACCAGGAGAAGCAGGGCGAGGAGGAGGACGCAGAGATCATCGTCAAGATTTTTGTGGAGTTTTCCATAGCCTCCGAGACTCACAAGGCCATCCAGGCCCTCAATGGGCGCTGGTTTGCTGGCCGCAAGGTGGTGGCTGAAGTGTATGACCAGGAGCGTTTTGATAACAGTGACCTTTCTGCGTGA
- the PUF60 gene encoding poly(U)-binding-splicing factor PUF60 isoform X7, whose amino-acid sequence MQVNGQQGGGSEPAAAAAAAAAAVVAAGDKWKPPQGTDSIKMENGQNTTAKLGLPPLTPEQQEALQKAKKYAMEQSIKSVLVKQTIAHQQQQLTNLQMAAVTMGFGDPLSPLQSMAAQRQRALAIMCRVYVGSIYYELGEDTIRQAFAPFGPIKSIDMSWDSVTMKHKGFAFVEYEVPEAAQLALEQMNSVMLGGRNIKVGRPSNIGQAQPIIDQLAEEARAFNRIYVASVHQDLSDDDIKSVFEAFGKIKSCTLARDPTTGKHKGYGFIEYEKAQSSQDAVSSMNLFDLGGQYLRVGKAVTPPMPLLTPATPGGLPPAAAVAAAAATAKITAQEAVAGAAVLGTLATPGLVSPALTLAQPLGALPQAVMAAQAPGVITGVTPARPPIPVTIPSVGVVNPILASPPTLGLLEPKKEKEEEELFPESERPEMLSEQEHMSISGSSARHMVMQKLLRKQESTVMVLRNMVDPKDIDDDLEGEVTEECGKFGAVNRVIIYQEKQGEEEDAEIIVKIFVEFSIASETHKAIQALNGRWFAGRKVVAEVYDQERFDNSDLSA is encoded by the exons ATG CAGGTCAATGGCCAGCAAGGAGGGGGGTCCgagccggcggcggcggcggcagcggcggcggcggcagtggTGGCAGCGGGAGACAAATGGAAACCTCCACAG GGGACGGACTCCATCAAGATGGAGAACGGGCAGAACACAACCGCGAAGCTGGGACTGCCTCCTCTGACGCCCGAGCAGCAAGAGGCCCTCCAGAAG GCCAAGAAGTACGCCATGGAGCAGAGCATCAAGAGCGTGCTGGTGAAGCAGACCATCGCGCACCAGCAACAGCAGCTCACCAACCTGCAG ATGGCAGCAGTGACAATGGGCTTTGGAGATCCTCTCTCACCTTTGCAATCG ATGGCAGCTCAGCGGCAGCGGGCGCTGGCCATCATGTGTCGGGTCTACGTGGGTTCCATCTACTATGAGCTCGGGGAGGACACCATTCGCCAGGCTTTTGCTCCCTTCGGACCCATCAAGAGCATTGACATGTCCTGGGACTCCGTCACCATGAAGCACAAG GGCTTTGCCTTTGTGGAGTACGAGGTCCCAGAAGCTGCGCAGCTCGCCTTGGAGCAGATGAACTCAGTGATGCTAGGAGGCAGGAACATCAAG GTGGGCAGACCCAGCAATATAGGGCAGGCCCAGCCTATCATAGACCAGCTGGCTGAGGAGGCGCGAGCTTTCAATCGCATCTACGTGGCTTCTGTGCACCAGGATCTTTCCGACGATGACATCAAGAGCGTATTTGAGGCCTTTGGCAAGATCAAATCTTGCACACTGGCCCGGGACCCCACAACTGGCAAGCACAAGGGTTATGGGTTCATTG AGTATGAGAAGGCCCAGTCATCCCAGGATGCCGTGTCTTCCATGAACCTGTTTGATCTGGGTGGCCAGTACTTGCGGGTGGGCAAGGCTGTCACACCCCCCATGCCCCTGCTTACACCTGCCACACCCGGAGGCCTCCCACCTGCTGCTGCCGTGGCCGCAGCTGCAGCCACAGCCAAGATCACAGCTCAG GAAGCAGTGGCTGGAGCAGCGGTGCTGGGTACCCTGGCTACTCCTGGACTGGTGTCCCCTGCACTGACTCTGGCCCAACCTCTGGGGGCTTTGCCCCAGGCTGTCATGGCTGCCCAGGCGCCAGGAGTCATCACAG GTGTGACCCCAGCCCGGCCTCCCATTCCGGTCACCATCCCCTCTGTGGGAGTGGTGAACCCCATCCTGGCCAGCCCCCCAACGCTGGGTCTCCTGGAGcccaagaaggagaaggaggaggaggagctctTTCCTGAGTCGGAGCGGCCAGAGATGCTCAGCGAGCAGGAGCACATGAGCATCTCCGGTAGTAGCGCCCGCCACATGGTGATGCAGAAGCTGCTCCGAAAACAGGAG TCCACGGTGATGGTTCTGCGTAACATGGTGGACCCCAAGGACATCGACGATGACCTGGAGGGGGAGGTGACCGAGGAGTGTGGCAAGTTTGGTGCTGTGAACCGTGTCATCATATACCAGGAGAAGCAGGGCGAGGAGGAGGACGCAGAGATCATCGTCAAGATTTTTGTGGAGTTTTCCATAGCCTCCGAGACTCACAAGGCCATCCAGGCCCTCAATGGGCGCTGGTTTGCTGGCCGCAAGGTGGTGGCTGAAGTGTATGACCAGGAGCGTTTTGATAACAGTGACCTTTCTGCGTGA
- the PUF60 gene encoding poly(U)-binding-splicing factor PUF60 isoform X2 — protein sequence MATATIALVNGQQGGGSEPAAAAAAAAAAVVAAGDKWKPPQGTDSIKMENGQNTTAKLGLPPLTPEQQEALQKAKKYAMEQSIKSVLVKQTIAHQQQQLTNLQMAAVTMGFGDPLSPLQSMAAQRQRALAIMCRVYVGSIYYELGEDTIRQAFAPFGPIKSIDMSWDSVTMKHKGFAFVEYEVPEAAQLALEQMNSVMLGGRNIKVGRPSNIGQAQPIIDQLAEEARAFNRIYVASVHQDLSDDDIKSVFEAFGKIKSCTLARDPTTGKHKGYGFIEYEKAQSSQDAVSSMNLFDLGGQYLRVGKAVTPPMPLLTPATPGGLPPAAAVAAAAATAKITAQEAVAGAAVLGTLATPGLVSPALTLAQPLGALPQAVMAAQAPGVITGVTPARPPIPVTIPSVGVVNPILASPPTLGLLEPKKEKEEEELFPESERPEMLSEQEHMSISGSSARHMVMQKLLRKQESTVMVLRNMVDPKDIDDDLEGEVTEECGKFGAVNRVIIYQEKQGEEEDAEIIVKIFVEFSIASETHKAIQALNGRWFAGRKVVAEVYDQERFDNSDLSA from the exons ATGGCGACGGCGACCATAGCTCTC GTCAATGGCCAGCAAGGAGGGGGGTCCgagccggcggcggcggcggcagcggcggcggcggcagtggTGGCAGCGGGAGACAAATGGAAACCTCCACAG GGGACGGACTCCATCAAGATGGAGAACGGGCAGAACACAACCGCGAAGCTGGGACTGCCTCCTCTGACGCCCGAGCAGCAAGAGGCCCTCCAGAAG GCCAAGAAGTACGCCATGGAGCAGAGCATCAAGAGCGTGCTGGTGAAGCAGACCATCGCGCACCAGCAACAGCAGCTCACCAACCTGCAG ATGGCAGCAGTGACAATGGGCTTTGGAGATCCTCTCTCACCTTTGCAATCG ATGGCAGCTCAGCGGCAGCGGGCGCTGGCCATCATGTGTCGGGTCTACGTGGGTTCCATCTACTATGAGCTCGGGGAGGACACCATTCGCCAGGCTTTTGCTCCCTTCGGACCCATCAAGAGCATTGACATGTCCTGGGACTCCGTCACCATGAAGCACAAG GGCTTTGCCTTTGTGGAGTACGAGGTCCCAGAAGCTGCGCAGCTCGCCTTGGAGCAGATGAACTCAGTGATGCTAGGAGGCAGGAACATCAAG GTGGGCAGACCCAGCAATATAGGGCAGGCCCAGCCTATCATAGACCAGCTGGCTGAGGAGGCGCGAGCTTTCAATCGCATCTACGTGGCTTCTGTGCACCAGGATCTTTCCGACGATGACATCAAGAGCGTATTTGAGGCCTTTGGCAAGATCAAATCTTGCACACTGGCCCGGGACCCCACAACTGGCAAGCACAAGGGTTATGGGTTCATTG AGTATGAGAAGGCCCAGTCATCCCAGGATGCCGTGTCTTCCATGAACCTGTTTGATCTGGGTGGCCAGTACTTGCGGGTGGGCAAGGCTGTCACACCCCCCATGCCCCTGCTTACACCTGCCACACCCGGAGGCCTCCCACCTGCTGCTGCCGTGGCCGCAGCTGCAGCCACAGCCAAGATCACAGCTCAG GAAGCAGTGGCTGGAGCAGCGGTGCTGGGTACCCTGGCTACTCCTGGACTGGTGTCCCCTGCACTGACTCTGGCCCAACCTCTGGGGGCTTTGCCCCAGGCTGTCATGGCTGCCCAGGCGCCAGGAGTCATCACAG GTGTGACCCCAGCCCGGCCTCCCATTCCGGTCACCATCCCCTCTGTGGGAGTGGTGAACCCCATCCTGGCCAGCCCCCCAACGCTGGGTCTCCTGGAGcccaagaaggagaaggaggaggaggagctctTTCCTGAGTCGGAGCGGCCAGAGATGCTCAGCGAGCAGGAGCACATGAGCATCTCCGGTAGTAGCGCCCGCCACATGGTGATGCAGAAGCTGCTCCGAAAACAGGAG TCCACGGTGATGGTTCTGCGTAACATGGTGGACCCCAAGGACATCGACGATGACCTGGAGGGGGAGGTGACCGAGGAGTGTGGCAAGTTTGGTGCTGTGAACCGTGTCATCATATACCAGGAGAAGCAGGGCGAGGAGGAGGACGCAGAGATCATCGTCAAGATTTTTGTGGAGTTTTCCATAGCCTCCGAGACTCACAAGGCCATCCAGGCCCTCAATGGGCGCTGGTTTGCTGGCCGCAAGGTGGTGGCTGAAGTGTATGACCAGGAGCGTTTTGATAACAGTGACCTTTCTGCGTGA
- the PUF60 gene encoding poly(U)-binding-splicing factor PUF60 isoform X1: MATATIALQVNGQQGGGSEPAAAAAAAAAAVVAAGDKWKPPQGTDSIKMENGQNTTAKLGLPPLTPEQQEALQKAKKYAMEQSIKSVLVKQTIAHQQQQLTNLQMAAVTMGFGDPLSPLQSMAAQRQRALAIMCRVYVGSIYYELGEDTIRQAFAPFGPIKSIDMSWDSVTMKHKGFAFVEYEVPEAAQLALEQMNSVMLGGRNIKVGRPSNIGQAQPIIDQLAEEARAFNRIYVASVHQDLSDDDIKSVFEAFGKIKSCTLARDPTTGKHKGYGFIEYEKAQSSQDAVSSMNLFDLGGQYLRVGKAVTPPMPLLTPATPGGLPPAAAVAAAAATAKITAQEAVAGAAVLGTLATPGLVSPALTLAQPLGALPQAVMAAQAPGVITGVTPARPPIPVTIPSVGVVNPILASPPTLGLLEPKKEKEEEELFPESERPEMLSEQEHMSISGSSARHMVMQKLLRKQESTVMVLRNMVDPKDIDDDLEGEVTEECGKFGAVNRVIIYQEKQGEEEDAEIIVKIFVEFSIASETHKAIQALNGRWFAGRKVVAEVYDQERFDNSDLSA, encoded by the exons ATGGCGACGGCGACCATAGCTCTC CAGGTCAATGGCCAGCAAGGAGGGGGGTCCgagccggcggcggcggcggcagcggcggcggcggcagtggTGGCAGCGGGAGACAAATGGAAACCTCCACAG GGGACGGACTCCATCAAGATGGAGAACGGGCAGAACACAACCGCGAAGCTGGGACTGCCTCCTCTGACGCCCGAGCAGCAAGAGGCCCTCCAGAAG GCCAAGAAGTACGCCATGGAGCAGAGCATCAAGAGCGTGCTGGTGAAGCAGACCATCGCGCACCAGCAACAGCAGCTCACCAACCTGCAG ATGGCAGCAGTGACAATGGGCTTTGGAGATCCTCTCTCACCTTTGCAATCG ATGGCAGCTCAGCGGCAGCGGGCGCTGGCCATCATGTGTCGGGTCTACGTGGGTTCCATCTACTATGAGCTCGGGGAGGACACCATTCGCCAGGCTTTTGCTCCCTTCGGACCCATCAAGAGCATTGACATGTCCTGGGACTCCGTCACCATGAAGCACAAG GGCTTTGCCTTTGTGGAGTACGAGGTCCCAGAAGCTGCGCAGCTCGCCTTGGAGCAGATGAACTCAGTGATGCTAGGAGGCAGGAACATCAAG GTGGGCAGACCCAGCAATATAGGGCAGGCCCAGCCTATCATAGACCAGCTGGCTGAGGAGGCGCGAGCTTTCAATCGCATCTACGTGGCTTCTGTGCACCAGGATCTTTCCGACGATGACATCAAGAGCGTATTTGAGGCCTTTGGCAAGATCAAATCTTGCACACTGGCCCGGGACCCCACAACTGGCAAGCACAAGGGTTATGGGTTCATTG AGTATGAGAAGGCCCAGTCATCCCAGGATGCCGTGTCTTCCATGAACCTGTTTGATCTGGGTGGCCAGTACTTGCGGGTGGGCAAGGCTGTCACACCCCCCATGCCCCTGCTTACACCTGCCACACCCGGAGGCCTCCCACCTGCTGCTGCCGTGGCCGCAGCTGCAGCCACAGCCAAGATCACAGCTCAG GAAGCAGTGGCTGGAGCAGCGGTGCTGGGTACCCTGGCTACTCCTGGACTGGTGTCCCCTGCACTGACTCTGGCCCAACCTCTGGGGGCTTTGCCCCAGGCTGTCATGGCTGCCCAGGCGCCAGGAGTCATCACAG GTGTGACCCCAGCCCGGCCTCCCATTCCGGTCACCATCCCCTCTGTGGGAGTGGTGAACCCCATCCTGGCCAGCCCCCCAACGCTGGGTCTCCTGGAGcccaagaaggagaaggaggaggaggagctctTTCCTGAGTCGGAGCGGCCAGAGATGCTCAGCGAGCAGGAGCACATGAGCATCTCCGGTAGTAGCGCCCGCCACATGGTGATGCAGAAGCTGCTCCGAAAACAGGAG TCCACGGTGATGGTTCTGCGTAACATGGTGGACCCCAAGGACATCGACGATGACCTGGAGGGGGAGGTGACCGAGGAGTGTGGCAAGTTTGGTGCTGTGAACCGTGTCATCATATACCAGGAGAAGCAGGGCGAGGAGGAGGACGCAGAGATCATCGTCAAGATTTTTGTGGAGTTTTCCATAGCCTCCGAGACTCACAAGGCCATCCAGGCCCTCAATGGGCGCTGGTTTGCTGGCCGCAAGGTGGTGGCTGAAGTGTATGACCAGGAGCGTTTTGATAACAGTGACCTTTCTGCGTGA
- the PUF60 gene encoding poly(U)-binding-splicing factor PUF60 isoform X8, with protein MENGQNTTAKLGLPPLTPEQQEALQKAKKYAMEQSIKSVLVKQTIAHQQQQLTNLQMAAVTMGFGDPLSPLQSMAAQRQRALAIMCRVYVGSIYYELGEDTIRQAFAPFGPIKSIDMSWDSVTMKHKGFAFVEYEVPEAAQLALEQMNSVMLGGRNIKVGRPSNIGQAQPIIDQLAEEARAFNRIYVASVHQDLSDDDIKSVFEAFGKIKSCTLARDPTTGKHKGYGFIEYEKAQSSQDAVSSMNLFDLGGQYLRVGKAVTPPMPLLTPATPGGLPPAAAVAAAAATAKITAQEAVAGAAVLGTLATPGLVSPALTLAQPLGALPQAVMAAQAPGVITGVTPARPPIPVTIPSVGVVNPILASPPTLGLLEPKKEKEEEELFPESERPEMLSEQEHMSISGSSARHMVMQKLLRKQESTVMVLRNMVDPKDIDDDLEGEVTEECGKFGAVNRVIIYQEKQGEEEDAEIIVKIFVEFSIASETHKAIQALNGRWFAGRKVVAEVYDQERFDNSDLSA; from the exons ATGGAGAACGGGCAGAACACAACCGCGAAGCTGGGACTGCCTCCTCTGACGCCCGAGCAGCAAGAGGCCCTCCAGAAG GCCAAGAAGTACGCCATGGAGCAGAGCATCAAGAGCGTGCTGGTGAAGCAGACCATCGCGCACCAGCAACAGCAGCTCACCAACCTGCAG ATGGCAGCAGTGACAATGGGCTTTGGAGATCCTCTCTCACCTTTGCAATCG ATGGCAGCTCAGCGGCAGCGGGCGCTGGCCATCATGTGTCGGGTCTACGTGGGTTCCATCTACTATGAGCTCGGGGAGGACACCATTCGCCAGGCTTTTGCTCCCTTCGGACCCATCAAGAGCATTGACATGTCCTGGGACTCCGTCACCATGAAGCACAAG GGCTTTGCCTTTGTGGAGTACGAGGTCCCAGAAGCTGCGCAGCTCGCCTTGGAGCAGATGAACTCAGTGATGCTAGGAGGCAGGAACATCAAG GTGGGCAGACCCAGCAATATAGGGCAGGCCCAGCCTATCATAGACCAGCTGGCTGAGGAGGCGCGAGCTTTCAATCGCATCTACGTGGCTTCTGTGCACCAGGATCTTTCCGACGATGACATCAAGAGCGTATTTGAGGCCTTTGGCAAGATCAAATCTTGCACACTGGCCCGGGACCCCACAACTGGCAAGCACAAGGGTTATGGGTTCATTG AGTATGAGAAGGCCCAGTCATCCCAGGATGCCGTGTCTTCCATGAACCTGTTTGATCTGGGTGGCCAGTACTTGCGGGTGGGCAAGGCTGTCACACCCCCCATGCCCCTGCTTACACCTGCCACACCCGGAGGCCTCCCACCTGCTGCTGCCGTGGCCGCAGCTGCAGCCACAGCCAAGATCACAGCTCAG GAAGCAGTGGCTGGAGCAGCGGTGCTGGGTACCCTGGCTACTCCTGGACTGGTGTCCCCTGCACTGACTCTGGCCCAACCTCTGGGGGCTTTGCCCCAGGCTGTCATGGCTGCCCAGGCGCCAGGAGTCATCACAG GTGTGACCCCAGCCCGGCCTCCCATTCCGGTCACCATCCCCTCTGTGGGAGTGGTGAACCCCATCCTGGCCAGCCCCCCAACGCTGGGTCTCCTGGAGcccaagaaggagaaggaggaggaggagctctTTCCTGAGTCGGAGCGGCCAGAGATGCTCAGCGAGCAGGAGCACATGAGCATCTCCGGTAGTAGCGCCCGCCACATGGTGATGCAGAAGCTGCTCCGAAAACAGGAG TCCACGGTGATGGTTCTGCGTAACATGGTGGACCCCAAGGACATCGACGATGACCTGGAGGGGGAGGTGACCGAGGAGTGTGGCAAGTTTGGTGCTGTGAACCGTGTCATCATATACCAGGAGAAGCAGGGCGAGGAGGAGGACGCAGAGATCATCGTCAAGATTTTTGTGGAGTTTTCCATAGCCTCCGAGACTCACAAGGCCATCCAGGCCCTCAATGGGCGCTGGTTTGCTGGCCGCAAGGTGGTGGCTGAAGTGTATGACCAGGAGCGTTTTGATAACAGTGACCTTTCTGCGTGA
- the PUF60 gene encoding poly(U)-binding-splicing factor PUF60 isoform X3 has product MATATIALQVNGQQGGGSEPAAAAAAAAAAVVAAGDKWKPPQGTDSIKMENGQNTTAKLGLPPLTPEQQEALQKAKKYAMEQSIKSVLVKQTIAHQQQQLTNLQMAAQRQRALAIMCRVYVGSIYYELGEDTIRQAFAPFGPIKSIDMSWDSVTMKHKGFAFVEYEVPEAAQLALEQMNSVMLGGRNIKVGRPSNIGQAQPIIDQLAEEARAFNRIYVASVHQDLSDDDIKSVFEAFGKIKSCTLARDPTTGKHKGYGFIEYEKAQSSQDAVSSMNLFDLGGQYLRVGKAVTPPMPLLTPATPGGLPPAAAVAAAAATAKITAQEAVAGAAVLGTLATPGLVSPALTLAQPLGALPQAVMAAQAPGVITGVTPARPPIPVTIPSVGVVNPILASPPTLGLLEPKKEKEEEELFPESERPEMLSEQEHMSISGSSARHMVMQKLLRKQESTVMVLRNMVDPKDIDDDLEGEVTEECGKFGAVNRVIIYQEKQGEEEDAEIIVKIFVEFSIASETHKAIQALNGRWFAGRKVVAEVYDQERFDNSDLSA; this is encoded by the exons ATGGCGACGGCGACCATAGCTCTC CAGGTCAATGGCCAGCAAGGAGGGGGGTCCgagccggcggcggcggcggcagcggcggcggcggcagtggTGGCAGCGGGAGACAAATGGAAACCTCCACAG GGGACGGACTCCATCAAGATGGAGAACGGGCAGAACACAACCGCGAAGCTGGGACTGCCTCCTCTGACGCCCGAGCAGCAAGAGGCCCTCCAGAAG GCCAAGAAGTACGCCATGGAGCAGAGCATCAAGAGCGTGCTGGTGAAGCAGACCATCGCGCACCAGCAACAGCAGCTCACCAACCTGCAG ATGGCAGCTCAGCGGCAGCGGGCGCTGGCCATCATGTGTCGGGTCTACGTGGGTTCCATCTACTATGAGCTCGGGGAGGACACCATTCGCCAGGCTTTTGCTCCCTTCGGACCCATCAAGAGCATTGACATGTCCTGGGACTCCGTCACCATGAAGCACAAG GGCTTTGCCTTTGTGGAGTACGAGGTCCCAGAAGCTGCGCAGCTCGCCTTGGAGCAGATGAACTCAGTGATGCTAGGAGGCAGGAACATCAAG GTGGGCAGACCCAGCAATATAGGGCAGGCCCAGCCTATCATAGACCAGCTGGCTGAGGAGGCGCGAGCTTTCAATCGCATCTACGTGGCTTCTGTGCACCAGGATCTTTCCGACGATGACATCAAGAGCGTATTTGAGGCCTTTGGCAAGATCAAATCTTGCACACTGGCCCGGGACCCCACAACTGGCAAGCACAAGGGTTATGGGTTCATTG AGTATGAGAAGGCCCAGTCATCCCAGGATGCCGTGTCTTCCATGAACCTGTTTGATCTGGGTGGCCAGTACTTGCGGGTGGGCAAGGCTGTCACACCCCCCATGCCCCTGCTTACACCTGCCACACCCGGAGGCCTCCCACCTGCTGCTGCCGTGGCCGCAGCTGCAGCCACAGCCAAGATCACAGCTCAG GAAGCAGTGGCTGGAGCAGCGGTGCTGGGTACCCTGGCTACTCCTGGACTGGTGTCCCCTGCACTGACTCTGGCCCAACCTCTGGGGGCTTTGCCCCAGGCTGTCATGGCTGCCCAGGCGCCAGGAGTCATCACAG GTGTGACCCCAGCCCGGCCTCCCATTCCGGTCACCATCCCCTCTGTGGGAGTGGTGAACCCCATCCTGGCCAGCCCCCCAACGCTGGGTCTCCTGGAGcccaagaaggagaaggaggaggaggagctctTTCCTGAGTCGGAGCGGCCAGAGATGCTCAGCGAGCAGGAGCACATGAGCATCTCCGGTAGTAGCGCCCGCCACATGGTGATGCAGAAGCTGCTCCGAAAACAGGAG TCCACGGTGATGGTTCTGCGTAACATGGTGGACCCCAAGGACATCGACGATGACCTGGAGGGGGAGGTGACCGAGGAGTGTGGCAAGTTTGGTGCTGTGAACCGTGTCATCATATACCAGGAGAAGCAGGGCGAGGAGGAGGACGCAGAGATCATCGTCAAGATTTTTGTGGAGTTTTCCATAGCCTCCGAGACTCACAAGGCCATCCAGGCCCTCAATGGGCGCTGGTTTGCTGGCCGCAAGGTGGTGGCTGAAGTGTATGACCAGGAGCGTTTTGATAACAGTGACCTTTCTGCGTGA